The proteins below come from a single Salvia hispanica cultivar TCC Black 2014 unplaced genomic scaffold, UniMelb_Shisp_WGS_1.0 HiC_scaffold_232, whole genome shotgun sequence genomic window:
- the LOC125198745 gene encoding uncharacterized protein LOC125198745, which translates to MVVFTWMKRSDMEGVDDLPVVVKGTKRRDGVLLILARSLPSFPRISLSNFLKEICWICCVCEGVHRRCGGSLNRQSVYSGTRWSCRGPWKKGGRQTLAYPFGRICKSSAVKLLSETARCLGPSCSLPGSTAVRIGARWSATWAREKKHRVQAILDFISLSFWSIQEYM; encoded by the exons ATGGTGGTGTTTACATGGATGAAAAGGAGTGACATGGAGGGTGTTGATGATTTACCTGTTGTGGTGAAAGGGACCAAAAGGAGGGATGGAGTGCTCCTGATCTTAGCTCGCTCACTGCCCTCTTTTCCCAGAATTTCACTCTCTAATTTTCTCAAAGAAATTTGCTGgatttgttgtgtgtgtgaagGAGTTCATAGGCGGTGTGGAGGGTCTTTAAATAGACAGAGTGTGTACTC TGGTACAAGGTGGAGTTGCAGAGGCCCCTGGAAAAAGGGTGGAAGGCAGACATTGGCTTACCCTTTTGG GAGAATCTGCAAGTCCTCGGCTGTCAAGCTGCTGTCCGAGACGGCTCGCTGCCTCGGGCCTTCGTGCTCGCTGCCTGGCTCGACGGCTGTGCGGATAGGGGCGCGGTGGAGTGCGACGTGGGCTCGGGAGAAGAAGCACAGAGTGCAAGCCATATTAGACTTTATTTCCTTAAGCTTTTGGTCCATTCAAGAGTATATGTAG